A portion of the Rhodanobacter sp. AS-Z3 genome contains these proteins:
- the uvrA gene encoding excinuclease ABC subunit UvrA, with the protein MDTIRIRGARTHNLKNIDLDLPRDKLIVITGLSGSGKSSLAFDTIYAEGQRRYVESLSAYARQFLSIMEKPDVDHIEGLSPAISIEQKSTSHNPRSTVGTITEVYDYLRLLYARVGTPRCPEHGTPLEAQTVSQMVDAMFALDQDKRYMLLAPVIRERKGEHVQVFEQMRAQGFVRARVDGAVYDLDAVPPLMLRQKHTIEVVIDRFRPREDIKQRLAESFETALRLGDGLVIVANMDDSAAPEQMLSSRFSCPVCDYSLPELEPRLFSFNSPIGACPSCDGLGVTQVFDASRVVGHPELSLASGAVRGWDRRNAHYFQLILSLAAHYGFDVDTPWQKLSGEAQKAVLYGSGKDKIAFRYLTERGGKVTREHAFEGILPNLERRYKESESSAVREELAKYISDQPCPACEGQRLNRSARNVFVADQALPSLTHRSIDDALAFFADLKLAGWRGEIAVKIVKEIHERLTFLNDVGLNYLTLDRQADSLSGGEAQRIRLASQIGAGLVGVMYVLDEPSIGLHQRDNERLLGTLTRLRDLGNTVIVVEHDEDAIRMADHVLDIGPGAGVHGGEIVAQGSVQDMLDSPRSVTGQFLSGERAIEVPKERRQPIDDASWLHLKGASGNNLKNVDLAVPAGLFTCVTGVSGSGKSTLVNDTLFRLAAAELNGAGTQAAPHQSVTGMDLFDKVVDIDQSPIGRTPRSNPATYTGLFTPLRDMFSQVPEARSRGYTPGRFSFNVRGGRCEACEGDGMIKVEMHFLPDVYVPCDVCHGKRYNRETLEILYKGHTIADVLDMTVEDALKLFEHLPNISRKLDTLRAVGLDYIKLGQSATTLSGGEAQRVKLSKELSKRDTGRTLYILDEPTTGLHFHDIEQLLDVLHQLVDQGNTVVVIEHNLDVIKTADWVVDLGPEGGAGGGQILVAGTPETVAATAGSHTGHFLAPHLKPAKPKKPGAAKRVKAATKHIASADKYKPMRGSGKKKKP; encoded by the coding sequence ATGGACACCATACGCATCCGCGGCGCTCGCACGCACAACCTCAAGAACATCGACCTCGACCTGCCACGCGACAAGTTGATCGTGATTACCGGCCTGTCTGGCTCGGGCAAATCCTCGCTGGCCTTCGACACCATCTACGCCGAAGGACAACGCCGCTACGTGGAATCGCTTTCCGCGTATGCGCGACAGTTTCTGTCGATCATGGAGAAGCCGGACGTCGACCATATCGAAGGCTTGTCGCCGGCGATCTCCATCGAGCAGAAATCCACCTCGCACAATCCGCGCTCCACCGTGGGTACGATCACCGAGGTCTACGACTATCTGCGCCTGCTGTACGCCCGCGTGGGCACGCCGCGCTGTCCCGAACACGGCACTCCGCTGGAAGCACAAACCGTCAGCCAGATGGTCGACGCGATGTTTGCGCTGGATCAGGACAAGCGCTACATGCTGCTGGCGCCGGTGATCCGTGAGCGCAAGGGTGAGCACGTACAGGTGTTCGAACAGATGCGCGCGCAGGGTTTTGTGCGTGCCCGCGTCGATGGTGCCGTATACGACCTCGACGCCGTGCCGCCGCTGATGCTGCGCCAGAAGCACACCATCGAAGTGGTGATCGACCGCTTCCGTCCGCGCGAGGACATCAAGCAGCGCCTGGCCGAGTCGTTCGAGACCGCGTTGCGGCTGGGCGATGGCCTGGTGATCGTGGCGAACATGGATGATTCCGCTGCACCCGAGCAAATGCTGTCGTCGCGCTTTTCCTGCCCGGTCTGCGACTACTCGCTGCCGGAACTCGAGCCGCGCCTGTTCTCGTTCAATTCACCGATTGGCGCGTGCCCTTCCTGCGATGGCTTGGGTGTGACCCAGGTGTTCGACGCCTCGCGCGTCGTCGGCCATCCGGAACTATCTCTGGCCAGCGGCGCGGTACGCGGCTGGGATCGGCGCAACGCGCATTACTTCCAGTTGATCCTGTCGCTGGCGGCGCACTACGGTTTCGACGTGGACACGCCGTGGCAGAAGCTTTCTGGCGAGGCACAAAAAGCCGTGTTGTACGGCAGCGGCAAGGACAAGATCGCCTTCCGCTATCTCACCGAACGCGGCGGCAAGGTCACTCGCGAGCACGCGTTCGAAGGCATCCTGCCGAACCTCGAACGACGCTACAAGGAAAGCGAATCCTCCGCCGTGCGCGAAGAGCTGGCCAAATACATCAGCGACCAGCCCTGTCCCGCCTGCGAAGGTCAGCGCCTGAATCGCTCGGCACGCAATGTATTCGTCGCTGACCAGGCACTGCCCTCGCTGACCCATCGTTCGATCGATGATGCGCTGGCGTTCTTCGCCGACTTGAAGCTGGCCGGTTGGCGCGGCGAAATCGCGGTGAAGATCGTCAAGGAAATCCATGAGCGGCTGACCTTCCTCAACGACGTGGGACTGAACTATCTGACCCTTGATCGCCAGGCCGACTCATTGTCGGGCGGCGAAGCGCAACGGATTCGCCTCGCTTCGCAGATCGGTGCCGGGCTGGTTGGCGTGATGTATGTGCTGGACGAGCCGTCGATCGGACTGCATCAACGCGACAATGAACGATTGCTCGGCACGCTGACCCGGCTGCGTGATCTCGGCAACACGGTGATCGTGGTCGAGCATGACGAGGACGCGATCCGCATGGCCGACCACGTGCTCGACATCGGCCCTGGCGCCGGCGTGCATGGCGGCGAGATCGTGGCGCAAGGCAGCGTGCAGGACATGCTGGATTCGCCGCGCTCGGTCACCGGTCAGTTCCTCTCTGGCGAACGCGCCATCGAAGTGCCGAAGGAACGTCGTCAGCCGATCGACGACGCTTCGTGGCTGCACCTCAAAGGTGCCAGCGGCAACAATCTGAAGAACGTCGACCTGGCCGTTCCCGCCGGCTTGTTCACCTGCGTCACCGGCGTCTCGGGCTCAGGCAAGTCGACGCTGGTCAACGACACCTTGTTCCGGCTGGCGGCCGCCGAATTGAACGGTGCCGGTACCCAGGCCGCGCCACACCAGTCGGTCACCGGCATGGACCTGTTCGACAAGGTCGTCGACATCGATCAATCGCCGATCGGCCGCACACCCCGCTCCAACCCGGCCACTTACACCGGCCTGTTCACGCCGCTACGCGACATGTTCTCGCAAGTGCCCGAAGCGCGTTCGCGCGGTTACACGCCGGGTCGCTTCAGCTTCAACGTGCGCGGCGGTCGCTGCGAGGCGTGCGAAGGCGACGGCATGATCAAGGTGGAGATGCACTTCCTGCCCGACGTCTACGTGCCGTGTGACGTCTGCCACGGCAAGCGCTACAACCGCGAAACACTGGAAATTCTGTACAAGGGCCACACGATTGCCGACGTGCTGGACATGACGGTGGAAGATGCGTTGAAGCTGTTCGAGCACTTGCCGAACATCTCGCGCAAGCTCGACACGTTGCGCGCGGTGGGCCTGGATTACATCAAGCTCGGCCAGAGCGCCACCACGCTGTCCGGCGGCGAAGCACAGCGCGTGAAGCTGTCCAAGGAACTGTCCAAGCGCGACACCGGCCGTACCCTGTACATCCTCGACGAGCCGACCACCGGCCTGCACTTCCACGATATCGAGCAGTTGCTCGACGTGCTGCATCAACTGGTGGATCAGGGCAACACGGTGGTGGTGATCGAACACAACCTCGACGTGATCAAGACGGCGGATTGGGTCGTCGATCTTGGTCCCGAAGGCGGCGCGGGCGGCGGGCAAATTCTGGTCGCCGGCACGCCGGAAACGGTCGCGGCAACGGCCGGTTCGCACACCGGTCATTTCCTCGCGCCCCACTTGAAGCCGGCCAAGCCGAAGAAGCCCGGTGCCGCCAAGCGGGTCAAGGCAGCCACCAAACACATTGCCTCGGCCGACAAATACAAGCCGATGCGCGGAAGCGGAA